The stretch of DNA CAACTTGGGAGAGCAGTATTTTGGTCGTAGCCTCTCCATAAACTTCTGAAATTGGCTTACCTTCTGCAACTTGTGCTGTAGAAACTCTAAACGGTAATGCTTCCAACTTCTTCCTTACAGAAGTAACGCTTCTGTGTGGCACTAAGAACTGAATATCTGCACTATTGTAATTTTTTTCGAGTAACATCTTTCCCACAATCGCAGCTGCTTTCAAACAGGGTTCATAGTCATCTGCGACTAAGATTCCAACTTTACCTGCGAAGTTAATTTGCGATAATTTCTGCTTGGTTTCATCCTCAGTAATTGGACGTACTGCTTTTTCTATGCTTTCAAGGATGTTCTCTATCCGTATGTCTATGGCGACCTCTACAGACCCGTAAGGAACCCAGATTTCTGGCAACCGCACCTTTTGTTCAAAAGAACATAAATTTAAGGCTGGGCTTGATAGACTGGGTATTCATGATGCTGTTGACTACAAAAACTTGGGCTACAGAGAGGAAGGAGATAATTAGGAACTTGGGCAAGATCCTTGTGAAGAGCGGGGCGCTAAAATTTGGAGCTTTTACCCTTGCTAGCGGGAAGTTAAGTTCGTATTATATAGATCTACGGATAGTCCCTAGCTTACCTTCGCTATTTGAGCAGGTGATCCATGCCTACAAATCCCTGATAAAGCAGAATATTCGTGGAAATGGGTTTGACATTATTGCAGGGATACCTACTGCAGGGCTGACTTACGCGTCGGCACTAGCGTATGAACTTTCAAAGCCTCTTATCTATATGCGAAAAGAAAAGAAGGAACATGGTACAGGGAAGGACGTCGAGGGACTTCTGCCCCCTGGCGCAAAAGTTGTAGTGATTGATGATGTCATAACTACGGGTGGGTCGCTGATAACGGCTATCGATTTTGTCAGAAGAAGCGGAGGAACCGTAGAAAAAGCAGTCGTACTTATTGACAGACTTGAAGAAGGTAAGAAAAATCTTGCAAAAATTGGCGTCGACCTTGTTTCTCTAACGTCTATAACAGAGATAACAGATTTCCTCTACAATATGAACATTATAGAGGACGCTCAGAGAAATGCCATTTATGTTCAGGCTGGTATCAGTAAATCATGAGCTGCCGCTGCTCCAGTATATTGTGAAGATTGTTCACCGCCTTGTACACCTCTATTTCCTTCTTCGCACCTGTGCATACA from Nitrososphaerota archaeon encodes:
- a CDS encoding orotate phosphoribosyltransferase, with amino-acid sequence MLLTTKTWATERKEIIRNLGKILVKSGALKFGAFTLASGKLSSYYIDLRIVPSLPSLFEQVIHAYKSLIKQNIRGNGFDIIAGIPTAGLTYASALAYELSKPLIYMRKEKKEHGTGKDVEGLLPPGAKVVVIDDVITTGGSLITAIDFVRRSGGTVEKAVVLIDRLEEGKKNLAKIGVDLVSLTSITEITDFLYNMNIIEDAQRNAIYVQAGISKS